From a region of the Alnus glutinosa chromosome 1, dhAlnGlut1.1, whole genome shotgun sequence genome:
- the LOC133858273 gene encoding protein SAR DEFICIENT 4-like, whose amino-acid sequence MASTPNPRKNENPNTSPNNPTTTIAAPIFISTESLHSLLSHETLIHHLQSSLATVSSTLQTPIRQSYAVSPSSSLLLMPSWSLSPSLPYVGVKLVTYFPQNSSLNLPGVHASYVLFSSTTGQTLASMDGTVLTLYRTSCVSGLASKILARDDSETLVMIGAGALAPHLIKAHLSARPSLRRVIIWNRTTEKARKLAEEMQENGGFDGVSFESNRCLEEIVGLGDIVSCATNSETALVKGGSLKAGAHLDLVGSFKHCMRECDDEAIRRGRVFVDNEAALEESGELVGAFERGVIEKGDIAGNLLELIKGEKVGRSNSGEITVFKSVGSAVVDILASQLVYETYNHAELVH is encoded by the coding sequence ATGGCTTCTACACCCAACCCACGCAAAAATGAGAACCCAAACACAAGTCCCAATAACCCCACCACCACCATCGCAGCCCCAATCTTCATCTCCACCGAGTCTTTGCACTCCCTTCTCTCTCACGAAACCCTAATACACCACTTGCAATCCTCTCTCGCTACAGTCTCATCCACTCTCCAAACCCCGATCCGCCAAAGCTACGCCGTTTCACCCTCCTCCTCTCTCCTACTCATGCCCTCTTGGTCCTTATCCCCCTCCCTCCCCTACGTAGGCGTGAAGCTCGTGACCTACTTCCCTCAAAACTCCTCGCTAAACTTACCAGGGGTGCATGCAAGTTACGTGCTATTCAGCTCCACAACCGGCCAAACTCTGGCTTCCATGGATGGCACTGTGTTGACCCTTTATAGAACATCATGCGTCTCAGGCTTAGCCTCGAAGATTTTGGCTAGAGACGATAGTGAGACCCTTGTGATGATTGGTGCGGGTGCTTTGGCGCCCCATTTGATCAAAGCCCATCTTTCGGCGAGACCCAGTTTGAGAAGAGTGATAATTTGGAATAGAACAACGGAGAAGGCGAGAAAATTGGCCGAGGAAATGCAAGAAAATGGTGGGTTTGATGGGGTGAGTTTTGAGAGTAATAGGTGTTTGGAGGAAATTGTCGGACTGGGAGATATCGTGAGTTGCGCGACGAATTCGGAGACGGCGCTTGTGAAGGGCGGGAGTTTGAAGGCAGGGGCGCATCTGGATTTGGTTGGGTCGTTCAAGCATTGTATGAGGGAGTGCGACGACGAGGCAATAAGGAGAGGGAGAGTGTTTGTGGATAACGAGGCTGCGTTGGAGGAATCAGGGGAATTGGTGGGTGCTTTTGAGAGAGGGGTGATTGAGAAGGGAGATATTGCAGGAAATTTGTTGGAGTTGATAAAGGGAGAGAAGGTTGGGAGGAGTAATTCGGGTGAAATAACTGTATTCAAGTCTGTTGGCTCGGCAGTTGTGGACATTCTTGCATCACAATTGGTGTATGAGACTTACAATCATGCTGAACTAGTTCATTAG